From the Actinomycetota bacterium genome, one window contains:
- a CDS encoding ornithine cyclodeaminase family protein: PGSFYSHVGGWEDEYAVARQCQKIVCDDWETVKHRTQTLSRMYKDGELRDDDVHANLDEVVAGAKPGREADDERVYFNAVGLAFVDVAIALAMYRRATAAGRGRELTMQETMIFDHPDMAAHVRL; encoded by the coding sequence CCGGGGTCCTTCTACAGCCACGTCGGGGGCTGGGAGGACGAGTACGCGGTGGCCAGGCAGTGCCAGAAGATCGTCTGCGACGACTGGGAGACGGTGAAGCACCGCACCCAGACCCTGAGCCGGATGTACAAGGACGGCGAGCTGCGCGACGACGACGTCCACGCCAACCTCGACGAGGTCGTGGCCGGCGCCAAGCCGGGCCGGGAGGCCGACGACGAGCGCGTCTACTTCAACGCCGTCGGGCTCGCCTTCGTCGACGTCGCCATCGCCCTGGCCATGTACCGGCGGGCCACCGCCGCCGGCAGGGGCCGCGAGCTCACCATGCAGGAGACGATGATCTTCGACCATCCCGACATGGCCGCCCACGTCCGCCTGTGA